GTAATTTATCAAATTAAAGCAGACCAAGCAGATATTCAACAAGATGGTAAACGGCTATTTCTCAAAGGCAAAATCTTGGCCACAGACCCTAATAATGGTGTGGTTTTACAAGGGAATGAAATGGAATGGCTACCTAAAGAAGATTTATTAATTGTTCGCAATCAAATCAACGGTAAGCATAAACAGTTACAAGCAGTAGCGCAAGAAGCAAGAGTTAAAACCCGCACCCAAGTAGTAGATTTTTTTGGCAAAGTTGTTGCTAACTCTACTGATCCCCAATTACGAATGCGGACTGAGCATTTAATTTGGCAGATTAAACAAGAACAATTAATTGGCGATCGCCCTTTACAATTTGAACGTTATAAAAATAATCAAATCACAGATCGTGGCCGAGGTAATTCCGCCGAAGTTAACTTAAAAACGAAGATTGTTACTATTAAACAAAATGCCCAAGCCGATTTATTAGACCCACCAGTACAAATCCTCAGTAACTCTATGATCTGGGATATGAATAAAGAAAACGTCAGGACAAATTCTGCGGTGCGCGTCTTCCACCGGGCGGAAAAATTGACGGTGACGGGTAATCAAGCTGAGATGAAAATACCGCAAAAAACGGTTTATTTAGTAGGTAATGTTAACGCCGTTGGACAGCGTCGCCAGTCGTTAAAATCTCAGAATTTAACTTGGTATCTCGATAAAAAATTATTAGAAGCACAGGGAAATGTAGTTTATCGCCAAGCCAGCCCAGCCTTAACATTTAATGGAGATACAGCCGTTGGTAATCTGGAAACAGATAATATTGTTGTGAGTGGCGGTAAAACAGGTAATCGCGTAGTTACAGAAATTATTCCCGAATCACCAAAACCGAAGAACTAACAGTAAAAAGTAAGAACACTGTAGCATCTATTCTTTTGCCTTTTGCCTTTTAACTTTTACCTTTTTTACGGCTGACTGGGTGCAGTACAAGTATTATTAAACCCATAAGCTTCTTGCCAATGTTTGACAGTTCCCTTACCAATAGGAAAAACTTTAGTATCACCATTGGCAAAAGTTAAACGAGCGCGAATTTCTTTGGCTGGAGCTTTGCGTAAAATATTAGCAGCATCAGCATTGATGGCAAACAACGTATCTGACATATACCAAGTATTGTTATATGAAACGTTTTGATTGTTTTCATATTCTGTATATGTATACTTGCCAGAAAAGCCTCTGACTTTGGTATTAGGAGTAGGAGTTAACTGGAGAATTTGACCATCAATACCTAACTCTATTGTTGTTGGCGCGATTTCATCTAATGTAGCTTGGCCATTGCTGGGGGCTGTTTGCACAACAATTTTGGCAAAGCAGCCTTCAATTTTGCTTCCCCAAAGAGAAATAATGACAAATCTACCGGGACGGGGGCCGCTAAAAGGACTTTTAATTAAACTGCTTAATGGATCTTCGCCGTGGGCATCAATGACTACTTTACCTAAAGCGGAATTGACCAAGGTATCTTGAATATTGACGAGTTTACTAAAAGGTAAACCACCACCAGCCCAAGGCATCCCATTCACAGTATTGAGTTTATCTTCATCGATCGCACTTTGGGCGATCGCTTTTTTGCTATCCAAATTTGGCAATGTTGGCAATAGTAATACAGTTAAAAGGCTGAATTGTAAAAACTTTTTCATCTTAAAAAAATTCGTCACGTAAAAAAGATGTAATAATTAGCAAATTCTACCAGGACAAGAACCGGCTGCTCCCCCAGAACCATTGATGACACTCGGTCTCCCAATGGTAGGAACATTTGCAGATGCAGGTTTATCCTTGGGTTGAGCAATGGGAATTGTCAATTTTAAAGTGCTGACAGCTTTGGAATTGAGCAAAAATTTGATGGGAATGCCTAGGTTAAAACCAACTTTGAGATTATCATCATCTCTAGCGCCCCGTCCGTGAATCCCAATTAAACGCCCATTGTCGTCTAATACTGGGCCACCACTCATACCACTATGAGTAGTGTTGGTGTAAATTAAGGTGTAACCTTCTTTGTCTTGAGAATTGGTACCAATAATTTGCCCCATTGGAACCAACACAGTCCGGCTTTCAATCCCATTCAATGGTTCTGGTGCGCCGGATACATATACAGTTGTTCCTTCTCTGGTGGCATCAGAATTGCCAAAGATAGCAACATTGTGTGCCTTATCGCTGTTAAACTGTAAAATTGCTAAATCCGCTTCTGGCACACGGGTAATAGATGTTGGTGGGATGTGATATTGAGTTTGATCCCGCGTTTGAATGGTGTAGGTTCCTGACTCATCAACAACATGCCAATTGGTGAGAACACTGTAGGTTTTGCCTTTGCGATAAATAATAACTCCAGAACCGAGTTTGGGGCCGCTAATCAGTACTGTAATATCTTTAGCGAGATTGGTGACATCTTGAGCAGTTAAGGGTCGAGCAATTTCTGGTTGCGTAAAGGCGATCGCTACTCCGATAATTGCTGTTGTTAATCCACGATTAAGTCTCATCATCTGACCTCTAATCAGCCTTACTGAATACAGTAGTAACCGTAGTTTTTTCGGCTTTGGGTATCATCTGCATTACCTTTGTTATTGGTACAGCCCAACTCAGGCGAATAATCATTTGATGCAATCTTTCCTCAGCTTTGGAACCATCAGCAAACACCGAAGGTTGATCCCACAAAGGATAAGCCTGCATCCCATTTATTCCCACTACTTGACCCCGACGATTTAATAAAGGGCCGCCACTCATCCCGTTTTTAATATTGTTGGTGTAGCCTAGCTGATAACCCCCTTCTAATGGTTTGGCTAGAACTAAACCCACCTTACCTGTAGTAAATGCAAAGCTTTGTTTTTTCCCTCTCTCTTCCACCGCTGGATAACCCGCAGCAAATACTTCATCTCCTGGTGTGGGAGATGCCCCAAAAGATGCTACTGCATAGATACTGCCTGCACTTTTAAATTGCAACACAGCCAAATCGTTTTTCCCGAAGTTTAAGCGTTGAGGTAAATTAGCTGTATAAATCCTACCATCCACTGTTTGTATACGATAGGGAGGATCACCAGCTTGTAACACATGAGCATTAGTTAACACCGTGTATGTTGCACCGTTGCGGCGCAATATAATACCTGACCCCAAAAAATCTTGAGATCTGACTTTGACAGTAATAAACTGCGCCTGTTGTGAAAGAGGAACTGACTGAGCAATATAATCTGGTGCAGGAATACTGACGACTGGTGCTGAGGCCGACAGTGTCAGGGAGATACTGCCAAGACAAA
This window of the Nostoc sp. HK-01 genome carries:
- a CDS encoding peptidase S1 and S6 chymotrypsin/Hap → MNCSLLTLVVCLGSISLTLSASAPVVSIPAPDYIAQSVPLSQQAQFITVKVRSQDFLGSGIILRRNGATYTVLTNAHVLQAGDPPYRIQTVDGRIYTANLPQRLNFGKNDLAVLQFKSAGSIYAVASFGASPTPGDEVFAAGYPAVEERGKKQSFAFTTGKVGLVLAKPLEGGYQLGYTNNIKNGMSGGPLLNRRGQVVGINGMQAYPLWDQPSVFADGSKAEERLHQMIIRLSWAVPITKVMQMIPKAEKTTVTTVFSKAD